The sequence CCGGCCTTAGAGAACTCGCTCTCACCACATCCGCCGCGGCGTACTGGATGCCCGGCCAAGCCGGGGCATGACAGTGATGGTTGTGGTTGAGACCGAAAGCCCGCTCAATTCCGAAACTGCTCCAGAAACATCCGCAACGAGTCATGCGGGCTTTCCACATCGGTGGTCAGCCAGCCCTCCGGCCCGGCGAACAGGGCTGCAATGCCCGCAAGTTCCCTCGCCCCGCTCGCTTTATCGGTCGCCGATCTTACCTTAAAAGCCTAGCATCCTGCGACCGGGACCGAAAACTCACATGCGCGAATTGTTCGAAGAAGCAGCAGACCAATCCCCGCCCGATCCGCGGGAATCGGCGCGTGCGTCGGCGCGGACGCCGCTGCGCAAGCGCTTCTACAAGGAAGCCGGTGTTGCTGATGCCGAGGGCGGTTTTGCCGTCACGCTCGACGGCAAGCCGATCCGCACACCCTCTGGCCGCCAGGTGGTGATCCCGTCGCGGCCGCTCGCAGATAGCGTGGCTGCGGAATGGGCGGCGCAAGGCGAGGCGATCGATCCGGTGAGCATGCCGCTGACGCGGATCGCCAACAGCGTAGTCGAGGGCGTCGTCGACCGCGTCGAGCTCGTCAGCGACGATCTTGCAAAATACTTCGAGTCCGACCTGCTGTTCTATCGCGCCGGCCACCCCGAAGGGCTGGTCGCCCGCGAAGCCGCGCATTGGGACCCTGTGTTGTTCTGGGCGGCCGAGACGCTGGGCGCGCATTTCATCCTCTCTGAAGGCGTCATGCATGTGAAGCAGCCGGACGAGGCGCTGAACGCGGCCCGTGCTGCGCTGCCAAGCGATCCCTGGTCGGTTGCGGCGCTCCACGTGGTGACGACCCTGACCGGCTCGGCGCTGCTGGCGCTGGCGCTGGCGCATGGCGTGCGAGATGCCGGCCAGGTCTGGGCCGCCGCCCATGTCGACGAGGACTGGAACACGGACCAATGGGGCGTGGACGAGGAGGCAGCCAGCCGCCGGGCCGCGCGGCTCAGGGATTTCGAGGCTGCCGTAACGGTCCTGGCGGCCGTGAGAGCGCCGGCGGCCAAAGGTCCTTAACGAGAGGTTTACGAGGGCGGTTTAGGGTGGGGCCAGCGTTCCCTGGGCCCGCCGAAATGCCGACGCCGATAAGCTCGATCGTTCCGGTCAGCGCCGCCAGCCCCGTGGCTGATGCGGCGACGCCCGATCTCGTGCTGCAGGCCGGCAGCATCGTCGACGCAAAAGTCGTCAGCGTGCTCGCCGACAATCTGGTGCGGATCGCCATCGCCAATCTGTCGATGGACGTGATGTCCGAGGTGTCGCTGACACCAGGGCAGAACCTCCAGCTCGCGGTATCGCAGAGCGATGGCACCATCCGGCTCGCCGTCATGAACGGCGCAGGCGAGGCGACCTCTGATCAGATCACGCTGACGACGGCCGCGGCTTCGCTGGTGGACAGCCCGTCGCTCGCGCCGTCCGCCACCGCAGCACGCAATACGCTAACGCCATTGGAGCAGGTCGTCGTCACCGCCGCTTCAGCCGAGGCCGTGACCAAGCAAGGCAGCCAGGCGCCGCTGTTCGCCAATCTTGCCTCCGTCGTCGCCGGAGGCGATCTGCCGGCGGGACTGAAGCAGGCGGTGCTGGACGTGCTGGCGCAGCAGACGCCGCTCAACACCGCCCTCGACGGCGGCGATATCGAATCCGCTTTCCAGAAGTCGGGTCTGTTTCTCGAGGCTTCGCTTGCCGCCGGCGCGACGCCGCCTTCCGGCACGGTGCCTGACCTGAAAGCCGCGCTGCTGGTGCTGCGCCAGACGCTGGCGACGCTCGAGCCCGCCGCGCCGCAGGCGCAGGGCGGCGCGATCCCGACGAGCGCCACGGCGACACCGCAGGTCGCCACAGCACCGGCACCGACAGCAGGTGAAGCCGCGCAGGCCGCGTTGCCATCGACCGAACCTGAGATCGCCCAGCCTCCGCAAATGCCGCGTAGCACCAGTGTCGCGGCCGTTGTGCTGGCCGACATGACGGGTGACGCTCCGCAGGCCGCGATGCCCCGCACCATGTCCGCCGGCCTTGCCGCGAGCCTGCTGCAAGAGGCCGCGCAGAACCTGCCGCGCCTGACCGGCAATGTGCCGGGGTCGAACAAGGCCGTGCCGGATGGTCATGTTTTCGAAGCGGCCGCGCGCACGACGCCTCCGCCGTTCCGCGGTGCGCTCCCAGCGCCGCAAGCTATCGTCTCGCCCTCGCTGGCATCGGATACGCCGCTCTCCGCAACGGTACATCGCCTGCTGGACGACACTGATGCTGCGATCGCGCGGCAGACGCTGCTGCAAGTCGCCTCGCTTCCTGACCGGACCGATGCATCCGGCCATCGCATCGACCCGACCGTGCCGCAGTGGAATTTCGAGATCCCGTTTGCGACACCGCAGGGCACCGCGATGGCGCAGTTCGAGATTTCGCGCGACGGCGGTGGCGAATCCGCCGATCCCGCCAAGCGCGCCTGGCGTGCGCGCTTCACGCTCGACATCGAGCCCGCCGGCCCCGTGCATGCGCTGGTCACGCTGAGCGGCGACAAAACCTTTGTGCGGATGTGGGCGGAGCGGCCGGCGACCGCGCGGCAGCTCCGCGCCGGAATCGGTGAGCTCAACCAGGCCTTGATGCGCGCCGAGCTCAAGCCCGGCGACATCCTGGTGCGCGATGGCGCCCCGCCGCAGCCGGCACCGGCCCGCGCCGGGCATTTCCTGGACCGCGCCACATGAGCGACCCATCCAAGC comes from Bradyrhizobium diazoefficiens and encodes:
- a CDS encoding flagellar hook-length control protein FliK, whose product is MPTPISSIVPVSAASPVADAATPDLVLQAGSIVDAKVVSVLADNLVRIAIANLSMDVMSEVSLTPGQNLQLAVSQSDGTIRLAVMNGAGEATSDQITLTTAAASLVDSPSLAPSATAARNTLTPLEQVVVTAASAEAVTKQGSQAPLFANLASVVAGGDLPAGLKQAVLDVLAQQTPLNTALDGGDIESAFQKSGLFLEASLAAGATPPSGTVPDLKAALLVLRQTLATLEPAAPQAQGGAIPTSATATPQVATAPAPTAGEAAQAALPSTEPEIAQPPQMPRSTSVAAVVLADMTGDAPQAAMPRTMSAGLAASLLQEAAQNLPRLTGNVPGSNKAVPDGHVFEAAARTTPPPFRGALPAPQAIVSPSLASDTPLSATVHRLLDDTDAAIARQTLLQVASLPDRTDASGHRIDPTVPQWNFEIPFATPQGTAMAQFEISRDGGGESADPAKRAWRARFTLDIEPAGPVHALVTLSGDKTFVRMWAERPATARQLRAGIGELNQALMRAELKPGDILVRDGAPPQPAPARAGHFLDRAT
- a CDS encoding ATP12 family chaperone protein translates to MRELFEEAADQSPPDPRESARASARTPLRKRFYKEAGVADAEGGFAVTLDGKPIRTPSGRQVVIPSRPLADSVAAEWAAQGEAIDPVSMPLTRIANSVVEGVVDRVELVSDDLAKYFESDLLFYRAGHPEGLVAREAAHWDPVLFWAAETLGAHFILSEGVMHVKQPDEALNAARAALPSDPWSVAALHVVTTLTGSALLALALAHGVRDAGQVWAAAHVDEDWNTDQWGVDEEAASRRAARLRDFEAAVTVLAAVRAPAAKGP